In Polaribacter pacificus, the genomic window AATATCTTTAAAATCAAAAAAAATTATTCTATTTCGGTTTCTATAGCAATGGAAAAAAAAGTGTCAGGCTCAATGGATTTATAATTTGTTTTTTTTGTTAATTCAATAGACTCATCCTCTTGGTCAGGAAGCCCTAACCAAGGTTCAATACAGACAAAATCTGCAGAAGGTTTTGACCATAAAGCTAAATTTGGAAAGTCTGAAAAATGAATTTTGATTCCTTTTCTTTTATTTTTTTGACGAAGACGGATCCAATCACATGATAGATTTGAAAACACCAATGCATCATTATTAAAAAGAGTATCAGAAAGTGAAAGTGTATTGTCAATACTTTCTATATTTTTCTTGTTTTTAGTTAATAATCCTGAAGAACCTAGTTGATTTGCTTTAAGGCTTAATTGACTGGGAAACTCAATAACATAATCAGATAATTTATGAGTATCATTTATATGACAAGCATACGCTGTATGACCACCACAAGCAAAAAAAATTGGTACCATATCTTTATTTTCTATATGATACAGCATTTTTAACCGATTCTCAAGAAGCACATACTCGATTGAGAAAATAAACTTAAAAGGGTATTGTTTTAGAGTAGTTACAGAACTTTTTAAGGTAAAACAACATTTAGAAACTCCATGTTGTTTAAAGCTAAGATTGTTGTTGTTTCTTACAATTCCATGTTTTGGCATTTCATATGACTTGCCCTTATAAACAACTTTACCTGATTTAATTTTACCAATAGCAGGGAATAATACAGGAGAACTACTACCCCAGATCGTTTTATCAATTTGCCAAATATATTCTTCCCCTGTCATTTTGTTCTTAAGGGATCGTATTTCAGCTCCGTTAGATTCAATTTGACAGATGAGTATATCGTTTTCTATAGTGTGTAACATGTTTCAATTATCTGTATAAGCTAAAAAACAATCGTAAAAAAACTTCTGTATGAATAACCTATATTTTTAATAGCATTATAAATCAATACTATTTACAAACGATAAATTTAATGATTTAAATGTATTTATGACACAAAGAGTCACTAGGCTTTAATCCAAAGTTTTTTTTAAACAGAAAGAACAATAGACACTATTATTTTTGTGTTTTAGTTCGAATTTTTAAAGCCTTATCTGGATAATTAGTAATCAGTCCATCAATCTGAAGGTCAATCAATTGTTGCATTTCACGCTCTTTATCCACAGTCCATTTCCAAACTTCGATTCCATTTTTATGTGCAAAACTTAGATAGTCTTTTGTT contains:
- a CDS encoding aldose 1-epimerase family protein yields the protein MLHTIENDILICQIESNGAEIRSLKNKMTGEEYIWQIDKTIWGSSSPVLFPAIGKIKSGKVVYKGKSYEMPKHGIVRNNNNLSFKQHGVSKCCFTLKSSVTTLKQYPFKFIFSIEYVLLENRLKMLYHIENKDMVPIFFACGGHTAYACHINDTHKLSDYVIEFPSQLSLKANQLGSSGLLTKNKKNIESIDNTLSLSDTLFNNDALVFSNLSCDWIRLRQKNKRKGIKIHFSDFPNLALWSKPSADFVCIEPWLGLPDQEDESIELTKKTNYKSIEPDTFFSIAIETEIE